In the Carboxydothermus hydrogenoformans Z-2901 genome, one interval contains:
- the pth gene encoding aminoacyl-tRNA hydrolase, whose product MFIIAGLGNPGQEYENTRHNAGFMVVDELAKKHGILITKRKFKSLVGEGEILGVKVLLLKPQTYMNLSGTAVQEAVSFYKLPLSRLVVVYDDLDLPLGKIRLRLKGSAGGHRGMGSIISCLGSEEIPRLKIGIGRPAVGDVKDYVLQPFTGAEREILEPTLKLAAEAITVALTEGFNKAMTDFNRGG is encoded by the coding sequence ATGTTTATCATAGCAGGATTGGGGAACCCCGGACAGGAATATGAAAATACCCGGCATAATGCCGGGTTTATGGTTGTAGATGAGTTAGCTAAAAAACATGGAATATTAATAACCAAAAGAAAATTTAAAAGCCTTGTCGGTGAAGGGGAAATTTTAGGGGTAAAAGTTTTATTGCTTAAACCTCAAACCTATATGAATTTAAGCGGGACAGCAGTCCAGGAGGCGGTTTCTTTTTACAAACTCCCTCTGTCCCGCTTAGTTGTTGTTTATGATGATTTAGACTTGCCTTTAGGGAAAATTCGTCTTCGTTTAAAAGGGAGTGCCGGCGGTCATCGGGGAATGGGGTCTATTATTAGTTGTCTGGGAAGTGAGGAAATACCCCGATTAAAAATTGGGATTGGTCGACCGGCGGTGGGAGATGTTAAGGATTATGTTTTACAGCCCTTTACCGGTGCCGAGAGGGAGATTTTAGAGCCTACCCTTAAACTGGCGGCGGAAGCCATAACCGTAGCTCTAACGGAAGGATTTAATAAAGCAATGACTGACTTTAACCGGGGAGGTTAA